Genomic DNA from Novipirellula galeiformis:
GTGCGACGCGTTTGTGACTTGATTCACGAGCATGGCGGGCAAGTTTACATGGACGGTGCGAACATGAACGCCCAAGTCGGATTGACCAGTCCTGGCAAAATTGGCGCAGACGTGTGTCACTTGAACTTGCACAAAACGTTCTGTATTCCTCACGGCGGTGGTGGTCCCGGAATGGGGCCGATCGGTGTGGCGCCACAACTCGCTCCGTTTTTACCCGAGCATCCGGTGGAGCGTCCTGATACTGCGGGCGAATTTGCGATCGGGCCTGTCTCGGCAGCACCCTATGGCAGCCCCAGCATTTTGACGATCAGCTACGTGTACATCGCCTTGATGGGGGCGTCGGGACTGAAACAGGCAACGCAAGTTGCGATTCTAAACGCGAACTACATGGCCAAGCGTTTGAGCGAGCACTTTGACATCCTATACACCGATGACAAAGGTTTCGTTGCCCACGAATTCATTGTCGATTGTCGCAAGTTCGAAAAGTCCGCAGGCGTAAAAATCGATGACATTGCCAAGCGTTTGATGGATTACGGTTTCCACAGTCCGACGATGTCTTTCCCCGTGCCCGGTACGTTGATGATCGAACCGACCGAAAGCGAGAGCAAAGATGAGCTTGATCGGTTCTGTGACGCGATGATTTCGATTCGCGCCGAGATTCAAAGCATCGAAGACGGCAAGATGGACGCAGAGGATAACCCGCTGAAGCACGCTCCGCACACGATGGGAGCGATCGGCAGCGACGATTGGCAGCATCCTTACACGCGAGAGCAAGCGGCTTGGCCGATGGCGTGGTTGCGAGACGCCAAGTTCTGGCCCACGGTAGGCCGCATCGATAGTGCCTACGGCGACCGCAACCTCGTTTGCAGTTGCCCGCCAATGGACGATTATTCGTAGGCGTATGATCGTCTAGCTTGGCGTTACCAGCTTGGAAAGCTGGACGACATTGATGTGGGATGTAGGGCCGGTTCTCGCCGGCCAATCACAGGGAGGGCCGTTTCCACCGGCCTTTCGCCTTATTTAAAAGTGCGCTAGCGACTGTTGGCGGCTACGCTCGCAGCGTTTTGCAGATTGCGTTCCGACGTTTCGCGGAACAGATCGGCAATCACATCCTCTAGCGGTGGATCCTCCACCGCGACGTCTTCGATCGGATTGTCTCGCAATGTTTCCGCTAACACGCGCGGTACGTCGGCGCGATTGACTCGCACTCGCACCTTGGGCCAATTCTCGTCCAAGACTTCGCCGAACGTCGACATTGATGGCCGATGCCCTTCGGCGAACTGGAGCGTGATGATCTTGGAGCCTGAGAATTTGTCGATGATTCCCGACAGCGATCCGTCGTACTCGATGCGACCATCGGCAACGATCACAACGCGTTTGCACAACGCCGCGATGTCTTTCATGTAATGGCTGGTCAACAGAATCGTGATCTTGCGTTTCTCTTGGTAGTACCGCAAAAACTTCTGGATGTTGTGCTGGGCGATCACGTCCAGACCGATCGTCGGTTCGTCCAAAAACAAGACTTCGGGACTGTGCAATAGTGCCGCGATCAACTCCATCTTCATCCGCTCGCCGAGAGATAATTCCCGCACCGGTTGGCTGAGCAGTCGCCCGACATCGAGCAAATCGGTCAGTTCGGAGAGCGTTGTTTTGAATTGGTCCGCGTCAATGCCGTAGATCTGCTGGTGCAGTCGATACGATTCTTGCGCGGGCAAATCCCACCAAAGCTGGTTTTTCTGGCCCATCACC
This window encodes:
- a CDS encoding ABC transporter ATP-binding protein; this translates as MSIIEVRQLTKSYRVYKKREGLSESIRGLFHREYSEVEAVRGIDLDVQQGEFVAFLGPNGAGKTTTLKLLSGVINPTSGTASVMGYVPWQRKNDYRRRFALVMGQKNQLWWDLPAQESYRLHQQIYGIDADQFKTTLSELTDLLDVGRLLSQPVRELSLGERMKMELIAALLHSPEVLFLDEPTIGLDVIAQHNIQKFLRYYQEKRKITILLTSHYMKDIAALCKRVVIVADGRIEYDGSLSGIIDKFSGSKIITLQFAEGHRPSMSTFGEVLDENWPKVRVRVNRADVPRVLAETLRDNPIEDVAVEDPPLEDVIADLFRETSERNLQNAASVAANSR